The following are encoded in a window of Lagenorhynchus albirostris chromosome 3, mLagAlb1.1, whole genome shotgun sequence genomic DNA:
- the MRPL36 gene encoding large ribosomal subunit protein bL36m — protein MATALLRKVVSAVGPLLHLGGLPLSSLAPCHPRACRQVGAPPSPAAALLSARLVLGLQQPALGFKTKGVLKKRCKGCYLVKRRGRWFVYCKTNPKHKQRQM, from the coding sequence ATGGCCACCGCTCTCCTAAGGAAAGTGGTTTCCGCCGTGGGCCCCCTGCTGCACCTGGGTGGCCTCCCGCTCTCCTCTCTCGCGCCGTGCCACCCGCGCGCCTGCCGTCAGGTCGGTGCGCCCCCCAGCCCGGCGGCCGCGCTCCTCTCCGCGCGCCTGGTACTCGGCCTGCAGCAGCCAGCCCTGGGCTTCAAGACCAAGGGCGTCCTCAAGAAGCGGTGCAAGGGCTGCTACCTGGTCAAGAGGCGCGGGCGTTGGTTCGTCTACTGCAAGACCAACCCGAAGCACAAGCAGAGACAAATGTAG
- the LOC132517933 gene encoding collagen alpha-1(I) chain-like, which produces MSRLDLGRKRKSCHSCRWLLPPRKPPSPRPCPRDTSRGSGNLRDPREGTRAASGTVSPPGAETPTRPPGPDEARVHVTPWRPGRGLEQRTRVTSARVPPGQAEARGPQNAPFLSPEPPPPPLPLGTPGTPDDPHLEREGRWQQGHVAVPSGLGAEAEPRGCGSRGAPGSSPAACLSPPRSPAYPARPHSRDPAPSSRDSPSPVGHRAAKAVSAWTQLLSTHTKVSCAPPWHRTRTPDPAASCGPCPRELGPASEHASVDTFPIREVFWALSPLIATPPWSPGCRLEEAMRGRREAGPGPRGVLQSSGPFGANLHEGCHRLRFTGSFIGLCCRNPRTTKKCALSNMMYFQFPLSKDSSPTFTTFNM; this is translated from the exons ATGTCGCGGCTGGATctagggagaaagaggaaaagttgtCACAGCTGCCGGTGGCTCCTGCCCCCGAGAAAACCTCCTTCCCCACGTCCCTGCCCTCGGGACACAAGCCGCGGGTCCGGGAATTTGCGCGACCCCCGGGAGGGCACGAGAGCGGCGAGCGGCACCGTGTCTCCGCCCGGCGCCGAGACCCCCACCCGGCCGCCGGGGCCAGACGAGGCCCGCGTCCACGTGACCCCGTGGCGGCCGGGCCGCGGGCTGGAGCAGAGGACACGAG TGACCTCCGCCCGCGTCCCACCCGGGCAAGCCGAGGCCAGGGGTCCCCAGAACGCGCCCTTCCTGAGCCCGGAACCCCCGCCGCCTCCCCTGCCCCTCGGGACCCCCGGAACACCCGACGACCCCCACCTGGAAAGA GAAGGAAGATGGCAGCAGGGTCACGTGGCGGTCCCCTCGGGGCTGGGCGCAGAGGCGGAGCCACGTGGGTGCGGGAGTCGCGGAGCGCCGGGTTCCTCCCCGGCTGCTTGCCTTTCCCCTCCCCGGTCCCCTGCATACCCAGCCCGCCCCCACTCCCGGGACCCTGCGCCCTCCTCCCGGGACTCCCCCAGCCCTGTGGGCCACCGGGCGGCTAAG GCTGTGTCTGCGTGGACACAACTACTTTCCACGCACACGAAGGTGAGCTGCGCGCCGCCCTGGCACCGCACGCGCACCCCTGACCCGGCTGCAAGCTGTGGCCCCTGCCCACGTGAGCTCGGGCCTGCCTCTGAGCATGCGTCCGTGGACACCTTTCCGATCCGGGAGGTATTCTGGGCACTGTCGCCTCTCATCGCCACACCGCCCTGGAGTCCAGGCT GCCGTTTGGAGGAGGCCATGAGGGGCAGGAGAGAAGCAGGGCCGGGACCGCGAGGTGTGCTCCAGAGCAGCGGGCCTTTCGGGGCTAACCTGCATGAGGGATGCCATCGGCTGCGCTTTACTGGCAGTTTCATTGGGCTCTGCTGCAGAAACCCCAGAACCACAAAGAAATGCGCTCTGTCCAACATGATGTACTTCCAGTTTCCTCTAAGCAAGGACTCATCTCCAACATTCACAACATTCAACATGTAA